The Gasterosteus aculeatus chromosome 18, fGasAcu3.hap1.1, whole genome shotgun sequence genome segment aaattccttgtatgtttgacatattttggcaataaatgtttcctgattcctaatatATCTTAATAATCATATAAATTTGTTGTATGTAAGTAATTTAATTTGGTGTGTAATGATCTGTTTTAATATTATagctgtttattattattattattgttgttgttttccatcgTCATTGGTTTAAGTTCCACCATGTGCCTCCTTGTAAAGTTTGGTCGCAACATAGTACcacgctgtgaatggatggggtccagcttacatccaggacctggtccaacccgacatcccgacctctgacctctccgctctgcatgtgataaactgcttgttcctcctcactgagagcaaaacactcgactagatctccactctttgctgtcctgctcctaaatggtggaaggaggtctctgaagacatcaggaccacagagagccttcacatcttcagactgaagacacacctcttcagactctacctccactaacacactaactaactgtagcacttacattggacttatggttcttatctacagcaagttgtacatcggcttatttgatgaaattgcactttgttctcctgagtttgtgtccttatggttgaaatccacttattgtaagtcgctttagttaaaagcgtcagctaaatgacatgtgatgtgatgtgatgttcaCTCACTGTCAGAGGTGGACGCTCGGTGTGGAGGTGGCTCCAGATGTTGGGCGAGAGCGGCACACAAGTTCATAGAGCTGGTTAGAAAACAGCAACAGCGCAGAGGTGTTGCATCACCATAGTAACCAGAATTTGATGTTCCTCATTGCAGGTACCGGACCAAAGGGATGTAGATGAGGAGGCGGTTCAGTGGTAGGTCTTTTACAATCATGAGCAACTTCTCTTCTGCTGTGTTCAGGGACAATCGGACATCTGAGCTTTGTTTGGTCACTGCGGATGCTGTTTCCATCAGAACGCTACACAACGCCAACCTGGTGTttaaggagggaggagacgagaCGGCGCTGAGGATGCAGTGTGGAGGAGTCCCTAAGGAGGAGGATTCCCCGAGAGAGGACCGGACCAGGTTCTACTCTCAGGCCATCAAACAGGTGTTGGGCCAGTGAGGAGCTCCGCCCCCTCGAGCTGCGCTGAGGACGTTTGACCCGTTGTGTAAACGGAGTTCCCTCCTCTCGGTTAAGCACTTCGCttggcttagcttagcattaaaaTTGGAAGCAGAGCAAAAGTCAgaagttataaaaaaaagaaccaacaTGTTCCAAAATGTTAAAGTTGGATCTGTTCTTGGTTTTCACGGTTTAGTGTGACTTCCTGTCATCACAATCAATCAGAGGCAGATTACTCTCGTCAAACCCGCCAAAGTAAAATGTTtactaaaaaaactaaaaaacaatgcTTTCCCTTCAGGTTCTTCTACTTTCATAGTTTCTTTATTctctcaatgttttttttccttttttcagtacATAATCATAATATAACAAGTAAAAATACTTCAGTACAcacaattgtttaaaaaaaggatacagTTAAAaccctaaaaacacaaacagttcAAACATTAAAGAAGTTTAACTTTGGATGGACATATTTTACAGGAATGAGAGTTTTCATATTTACATTCATAGGgatcaataaaaaaagatcagtgttaaaaatccacaaaaaaagtCTACCGTCAGTGCTAACGTAACATGTTCAAGCTATCGCCaatattaatcatttctgtAAAATTGTTTCAATAGAGCTGCCTCAGGTTAACTAGATGGTTTATTcgctggaggtcaaaggtcagcaggACAGAGCTAGAagacttcctcctcttcacacCCGTAATCTGGAATACAGGAtcaatcagtcagtcagtcaatcaATCATTCCTCTAAGTTTAAAGAATAAAAGGCTGGACTGACCTCCTACGAGCTGCAGCGCGCTGacacactcctccacctcctcttcctcctcttcctcctccaccacagtGGGCGGAGCAGAAGGGGcagagctttggtctggctcgGGTGCAGGATTTGCAGGCGAAGCCTCTGTTGGGACATCTGTTGTCACGGGGACGGGGTTTTCTGCCTGAGAGGTTTAAAATGAGAGGTCTGTGATGTCACATATTTGTCTATAAATATTGATGTGTATTGTGACTAAACCTAAAGCTTAAAAGCATTCCACTGAGACACAAACAGTTATTACATGTGTTACGCAATAGTTGAGAGCAAAGGAAGTGGACTAAAACACCACAAGATGATCACGGTGGGAAAGTAGGAAGTCAGGCGGTGCGGTTTAAGGAGGTTTGGAGGCTCCGGTCTCAGACAATCCCTGAGCTTGATTTACTGATGACGTATGGACGGACGGACGGTTCAGTCGGTTGGGCAACAAATTTAGGTTTCTATTCGATTAAATATTATTCATGTGATTCAGTCAGGAATCAAATTGTGACTTCATTTGGGTTTGTAGGAATAAACATAGATTGATTCATCAATCAATGGAATCAATCATCAATCATATAAATCCATATGGATCTAAAGATTTATagggaaatatataaatatatatatatgtatatgccaCAGTATCTTGGAAGCAGGTGAGACAGGTGTGGTTGCTCACCTGGAcggttgttttcttcttcttcggtgTGGAGGATAGAATGAGTCGTACCCTGAGACCAACATGAAGAACAAATAATCTTCCCATCCATTtctatatgaatatatatatgaagatatatatacataatacgTTTCGTAGAGTACCTCTTCCCCATGATGCTGGTAGTAGCCGCTAGCTCTCGGTTAGCATCGCTGGTCTTcttgcggcggcggcgggtgagTCGTTTCCGTGTGGCGGCGGCAGTGTTTGGGGGGTCGGAGGTCACTCCAGTGGGACTGCTGCCTCCCCCACTTCCTGTCCCTCTGCTGTTCAGGTCTCTGAGGACCTCATAGTTTATCTTACTGgagatcttcttcttctccagcatCCTCTCGATGGCCTCCCCCGCCGTCAACGCCTGGATCtgctccttcttcctcttggaCTTCTTCGGCTTGAGAAGGACGAAACGTAGCTCCCATTAGATTTACCCTCTGGGGCTCTGTGATGCTCGCTGAGGCAGTAGCCAGGTTAGTAATTAGTCCTGGTCCTCAATGAGAACAGGAAAGCCCCTGGACCCCTGGCTGGGAGGTCCTGTGTTTTTGACTCACTTTCTCTTTATAGGTCCCTTGTTCCTTCTCCTTCCTGATCCGCTCTTCTTTCtctgtgaggaagaggaagactaGGATGAAGAGGACTATTAGTTCATAATAGGGCCGCAGGGAACGAAGGCAGAAGCTGCCATCCTGACCACACCTGACCCTACATCCTACATGGAAGTAGcccagcagctagcttagcatagcggtgctttaagtggtccgtctgccactcaccccccttctgtttgacacgtggagtattTCCTCTGCTCAGTTCTCTGCTGTCTGTCGCTGTTTgctttacttccaatgcaaaacgcTCTCTGCATCgagatgtaactgactgcagctagcggccgctTTGTTTCCGCGGTCAACGTTGTTTACTTCCGGCACACCGCAAGTAGACAACGTTGCGTTATATTTCATTGAATTAACGCgaccacattaatcgcatagttTAATGCGTTACTGTTGACGGCCCTAGTTAATAACATAAAGAGGAAGACTATGATGAAGATCACCTTTCTGCTCCTTCAAGTATTCTGCGTTCTGTTTCATCCACAGCTCCGTCTTCACCTCAACCTCCTGATCATTCAGGATGTACTGCAGCAGAAAATCAGAACACACCACATCCTGTTAaatcctttcacaataaaagcagtttTGCGAAGACATTACTTCTGCATTAACATAGAtcaggtgtgtcaaactcattttaggtttgggccagatactgaccactttgatctcaagtgggccagaccattaacTATCATAGGGGGGATGGTCCAATCAACGAGGGGGGGGCATTTTCacgccttgagtttgacacctgtgacAAAGATGAGCCCTGAGATGAACATTGGATCAATACAGCAGTGATTGATGAATTAACTGACCTTATCGATCTCCTGATCATCAATGTCCTTCAGGTCCAACTCTCCACACTCCGACTGCTcgcctataaaaaaaaaaaatcagagtcAACATGTTCAGGTAATAATGACGTAATGATGATGTCATACACACCATCTGTTCTGTCGCCCTGTTCCGAATCTGTAAAGGGCTGGAAGGCCTGTTCGAGGCTCCGCCCGGCTGCACTCGGTAGTTTGCCCAGGATGACGGCCAGAGGAGCCTGAAGGTGAGGCCCCGCCCCTTCCTCGTCGGACCCCGCCTCCTGATCACTGTCATCTGGCTTCTTGCCCTGACCCTCTTCATCCTGGATCACTTCACATAGGAAGTTCTGGGTCAGGTGTTGGGTGGCAGCTTGGAGATCTGAGTCTTCCATCTCCGTTACCTCAGGTTCAGAGGTCATGGTCGAGACCTCAACGTCATCGGGGTCTGAAAAGCAAGAAGTGAAGAGTTGTGATGTGGTTTTGATGATGAGGGGGACCCCGCTGACTCCGGATCAATACAGACCGATTTCTTTGGAGTAGGCAGTGTAGATTCCTCCAAGTTTCGGTCGGCTCTTCTCCAGCTCCGTCTCGATCTCGTCTTTGTAGCAGCTGATCTCTCCTGACAGGGACAAGGTTTAGTCCTTCAAAGCTTTTCACAAACAAAAATCTATATTTAATCAAACTCCCAAAAGTCACAGGAGGCTCAATATCTGTAAGAGGATACAAAAGATATTCTCAGTCCACTCACAGTACTGAGCAGCAAAAGAATGACAGGAGACTGAAGAGTTGAAACAAGCTCAGTCATtcaagcacaaaaacaaaaactctgaACTGAATTTAAGGTAATCAAACATTTTAACTGACCTTCAACCTCATCCAGCTTCCTGGCCAGCTCGTGTtccagctgcagaagaagaagagggtaAAGATGGTCCTGTCATTGATCATTGGTGAGCTCATCGGTCAGCAGCCAACCAGAGACCGAGGGATCTACCTGCTGCATCTTGGTTTTGTGCTGTCCGGCGGTGAAGGAAGGTGGATCACATTCTTGCTCCAGATCTACTTTCATGAACTCGTCAATTGTCAGCTGACTGGTGGGCGTGTCTTCAAACTCTGTTAATCTGTAAAGAACAGGATATACTGCAACATATTTTGAAATCTATAGTGATCTAGTGTAATTTAATGCTGTCTCTATCATATAAAGGGATCTATGGTGATCTACTGCAGTCCACTGGGATCCCCTATCATATCTACAGTGATCTATTGGTGTCCATATTAAATGACCCGGGCCACCTACTGCAGGGACTGCGGAGCACCTTCTCCAACAGGATGATATAAAACATTCCTGCCAACTGCAGTAGACGGTACAACAAACCCCCTCTGGCTGAATCTGTGTTCATTGAATAACCACTTCACCACTGTCTTAATGTAATATCAATAACATTGCACTactgtttttgcttttaatttaaatttacaCCCAATCCTCCCTGTACATACTTCtactttcattttaatttaagctgctatttattgtattttgttgTACTGTGTATATAATTGTAATTACTGTGCTGTattaataaagtatatatcTACTGCAGTCCACTGGGATTTCATGTCTTGTGAAGGGATCTAGAGTGATCTGCTGCAGTCCACATGTGATGAGATCTAGTTTGATCTGCTCTCACCTTTTCCTTAGAGTTGTCTGGCAGACCTTCACAACGCTGATAACATCCTTCACTGTACGACGGAACTTGTGCATCCGAGCTGCCACCAGCAGCGCTGAGGAGGACGACACGAGGGCAAACACAACCATGACCGGCTATGAGACGTTTGGTCCTCAGGATTCCAGATCAGCTCATGTGTGATGGACCACGTTGTACCTGCTCCACAGAGACCAGATGGACGGCGTCCCGTGTGCATCCAGTCCCTCTTCATCCTCTGGACCAGACGAAGAGCCGTCATGGAGACCTCATGAGTCTTCAGCCCGAACTCCAACATATGAGCAAAACGAGGGATATACAGACAAGGGTCTGAGGGGGAAGAGGCGGAAAGACAAGCCAACATCACAGCAGGAAGGTCCTGGGTCCAAACCTCCTCTTTGTCTATCATGGATCGGCCAAAGTCAAGTTTATGTTTTATTTGGGCATCAGGGAAATGTGGAGCCACCTGAGCTTCAGCTCTTGTAGATGTGACTCCGGGTGGTGATTGGATCAGTAAGCTGCTTaaggctggtgtgtgtgtaacagtaatgtgtgtgtcctggttCTCAGAGCGGTCAGAACCGAGAGCTGACGCAGCGCCACTGGGAGGTGATGGAAAGTCAGGCTGAACTGGGTCTGCGGGGTTGTGAGCCTAACCTCCCAAAGGGTTCTGTGAGATCGACCCACCGACGCTGGAGATAATTCTGCATAGAGAATCGCTCAACGTCTTACGGGCAGCGTGGAGCTGGGTGGCCGCTGGGTGTCTGCTGATGAGCCCCAGGAACCAGTGGGAGGTTCTGGATAAGGCTCTGTACCTGATCCGGTCCCCCCCATGATCCTGCAGGAGTTTGCTGACACAGGCACATCCTGATGCTGAAAGAGACTCAAAGGTCTTCCTGTAGTTCACTGCCTCGATCAAACCCAGACTGGACCTCCCTCGAGGGGAGTGGGACAGACTTGCTTCCAGtccacacatttaaaaatgtgtgttttcgaGCTCAATTAAAGTAAAACATGAGTCCCGCTATGTGAGTATTAGAATGAAGTGATATATCTATAGGGGTATAAACGTTCCTCACCAATGGCAGGAGCGTTGATGCAGAGCTCTCGAGCCAACAGCAGGAATGTTTTACCCAGAATGTAGACGTTCACCTGTAGACGTGAAGTTACGGCTACTGAGATTCAtatcatatacatatatatttatacatacagtACCTATCAatggtttggacacaccttccaATTCAAtggtttctttattttcttctacaTTGTAGATGGATAGGAAACTCTGACATATATGAAAGTATGTGTTaaagcaaaatgtgttttctatgtTGAACCTCTTGCTTTCCTTCAACCAGCTTCAGGAGGGAGTCACCTGGAATGGTTCTCCATGAACAGGTGTGTCTTGTCTAGTTCATTTGTGAAATGTATTGCCTTCTTAATGGGTGTGAAAGCATCAGTTGCGTGTTGCACAGTTCTATAACGTGAATGAGTCTATTCCACTACAGTTCCAATCCAGATTATGGCAAGAACACTGAAAGAAGTAAAGACAAAGCACAGTCCATCATGACATTAGTGAGGTCAGCCAATCCACTCCCACAAGAACGGTGAATGCTTGTGATCACCAGTAAACACTGTGATGAAAGTGGACATCATGAGGACACCCCTGCTGTCCAAGAGACGTCCATGGTTACCAGCCTCAGGAAGCCCAGAGAAATGCTTCTCGCAGTTCAAGGAGAAGACACATCTCAACATCACCTGTTCAGAGGAGACGGAATCAAGCCTTCATGGCTGCAAAGAAGCACTACTGATGAAGAACAATGAGAGACCTGCATGAGCCCCGGAACTCAAGGACTGGACATTAAACCAGTGGACATCTGGACTCTGGTCTTATGATTCCACATCTAAGATCTTTGGTTCTACCCGCAGAGTCTTTGTAAGTCGCAGATGGAGGAGGTGGTATGATGGTGTAGAGGGGCTTTCTGCAGTAACATGCTATCCTATCCGGTTTGAGCTTAGTTGGATCAGCATCTGTACTTCAACAGGACAAGGACCCCAACACAGCTCTATGATCGGTCAGTGTCCCTCACGGAGCTGGTTAAAGGAAGGCCAAGAGGCTCAAAGCTGCCATCAAACAAAAGGTCCAacattgaaaacacattttgctttTACGCAtaattcatatatttatataatgttcAAGTGTTTCCTCATAGTTTTGATGTCAATATGAATCTACAATGTatagaaagaaagaacattgaATGAGACTATAGATGAAATCCCACCTGCAGCAGgtcactgaggtccagcagcaTGTCTGAAACCCAGTTGAGGAAAATCGTGTTGTGAACATTAAACTGTTGCACACAGCACGTCTAAGAAGGTAGTTGCTAGGATACGTGGCGTCCCCTCTGTGCGGCACACCAGGTAGAGGCAGGCGGCGATGACGTGCTCGGTCTTGCGTCCTCTGGTCAGGTGTTTGCTGACCACCATCTTGAAAAAGTTGAAGGCCGTGTCCAAGCAgtgctgattgagctgcagttgACTGCCCAGCTGCTGGATCTGACGCTTACCTGGAGACACACAGGGGGCCCAGTCAGGGGGAGCTGGTGGTAGGATGATGAAGGTGAAGGAGGATGAGGTACTCACCACCCTGCAGGGTCTGGGCTCTGGACTCTTTCCCAACACTGGTGTGAAAACCCGAACCTAGAAGGGGGGCCTTAACCGGACCTGCAGAGAAGTCCATTCATACTGTGACTTCATTTGCACCGGGTCTTTGGAGGTTGGATGCCAGGAATGTCCTTTGAAATGTCCCTCAACCAAAGGCTtaactcaaaaataaaagatcctGGTTGCTGgcacataacaaaatgtgtatttgtctgtTCTACCATCAAGGGGGAATCTAACATCAGATTAGGATTTGTACATTGATTAAACTATTGATCATGTGATGGTTTCATATAACCCGATAGATTATGGAGCCCACTGAGTGTAGTGTCCTCTCACCATCAGCAGACACAAACTGTCCCACAGCTGAAGACACTCCTCCACTTCCCTCCACAAACTGAACCTCGGAGACGATGATGTTGTCCTCCAGAACCGAGCCACAGCCGGTGCACACCGCGCTGCCCCGTGCCTGATCCACGTCAATGTCGGACCCGCCACACGTCCGGCACACCCTGGAGCTCAtggtggaggtcagaggtcaacacaCCCTGGAAGTCACAGAGGTCAACGCCTTTAGATGATTAACTGTT includes the following:
- the LOC120814262 gene encoding transcription factor IIIB 90 kDa subunit — its product is MSSRVCRTCGGSDIDVDQARGSAVCTGCGSVLEDNIIVSEVQFVEGSGGVSSAVGQFVSADGPVKAPLLGSGFHTSVGKESRAQTLQGGKRQIQQLGSQLQLNQHCLDTAFNFFKMVVSKHLTRGRKTEHVIAACLYLVCRTEGTPHMLLDLSDLLQVNVYILGKTFLLLARELCINAPAIDPCLYIPRFAHMLEFGLKTHEVSMTALRLVQRMKRDWMHTGRRPSGLCGAALLVAARMHKFRRTVKDVISVVKVCQTTLRKRLTEFEDTPTSQLTIDEFMKVDLEQECDPPSFTAGQHKTKMQQLEHELARKLDEVEGEISCYKDEIETELEKSRPKLGGIYTAYSKEIDPDDVEVSTMTSEPEVTEMEDSDLQAATQHLTQNFLCEVIQDEEGQGKKPDDSDQEAGSDEEGAGPHLQAPLAVILGKLPSAAGRSLEQAFQPFTDSEQGDRTDGEQSECGELDLKDIDDQEIDKYILNDQEVEVKTELWMKQNAEYLKEQKEKEERIRKEKEQGTYKEKPKKSKRKKEQIQALTAGEAIERMLEKKKISSKINYEVLRDLNSRGTGSGGGSSPTGVTSDPPNTAAATRKRLTRRRRKKTSDANRELAATTSIMGKRVRLILSSTPKKKKTTVQAENPVPVTTDVPTEASPANPAPEPDQSSAPSAPPTVVEEEEEEEEVEECVSALQLVGDYGCEEEEVF